One stretch of Tachysurus fulvidraco isolate hzauxx_2018 chromosome 12, HZAU_PFXX_2.0, whole genome shotgun sequence DNA includes these proteins:
- the qpct gene encoding glutaminyl-peptide cyclotransferase isoform X1, with protein MMRSHMRPGSAMRFVALLGIFATFTSHICAQIHWTQEKLYHTANTLSSDDLINVLAQTDIDRMWKNDLKPMLVVRYPGSPGSQAVQQRIKSTLSSLNAGWEVTEDRFQSWTPYGQMPFNNIIATLHPGSKRRIVLACHYDSKYFPPQWHGREFLGATDSAVPCSMLLEMARALDNELKTLKEAGSDLTLQLIFFDGEEALYQWTSTDSLYGSRHLAAKMENTAHPVGATDTNQLDGIDLFVLLDLIGGPMPHFGNQFSNTARWLSKLQNIERRLHTLGQLEDHPNEVQYFWPGMPVGPVQDDHMPFLSKGVRVLHLIPTPFPSVWHNFDDNEENLDRATIQNLNKILQVFVFEYLNMKSQNPFTKAP; from the exons ATGATGAGGAGCCACATGAGACCCGGTTCAGCCATGCGGTTCGTCGCGCTGCTTGGCATCTTTGCAACATTTACGAGCCACATCTGTGCTCAAATACATTGGACACAAGAAAAG cTGTACCACACAGCAAACACTCTAAGTTCTGATGATCTGATAAATGTTCTGGCTCAAACAGACATTGACCGCATGTGGAAGAATGACCTGAAGCCCATGTTGGTGGTGCGCTATCCTGGTTCTCCTGGAAGCCAAGCAGTGCAACAG CGAATAAAATCTACTCTGAGCTCACTGAATGCAGGCTGGGAGGTGACTGAGGATCGCTTCCAGAGCTGGACTCCTTATGGCCAGATGCCTTTCAATAACATAATTGCTACTCTTCACCCTGGTTCTAAGCGACGCATAGTGCTGGCTTGTCACTACGACTCAAAATATTTCCCTCCTCAGTGGCATGGACGTGAGTTTCTGGGCGCCACTGATTCAGCTGTGCCCTGCTCCATGCTGTTAGAGATGGCCAGGGCATTGGATAACGAGCTAAAAACGCTTAAG GAAGCAGGTTCAGACTTGACTCTACAGCTGATTTTCTTTGATGGAGAGGAGGCTCTGTATCAGTGGACCTCTACTGACTCTCTGTATGGTTCTCGACATCTGGCAGCCAAAATGGAGAACACGGCACACCCAGTGGGAGCCACAGATACCAACCAGCTGGATGGCATT GATCTCTTTGTTCTGTTGGACTTGATCGGTGGTCCCATGCCTCACTTCGGTAATCAGTTCTCCAACACTGCCAGGTGGCTTTCCAAGCTCCAGAATATCG AGCGCCGCCTGCACACTCTGGGCCAGCTGGAGGACCATCCTAATGAAGTGCAGTACTTCTGGCCTGGCATGCCTGTGGGTCCTGTGCAGGATGACCACATGCCCTTCCTTAGCAAAG GGGTCCGGGTTCTTCATCTCATCCCCACCCCATTTCCCTCTGTGTGGCACAACTTTGAtgacaatgaggagaacttggATCGAGCTACGATCCAGAACCTCAACAAGATTTTGCAGGTCTTTGTTTTTGAGTACCTCAACATGAAAAGCCAGAATCCATTTACAAAGGCACCATAA
- the qpct gene encoding glutaminyl-peptide cyclotransferase isoform X2, protein MMRSHMRPGSAMRFVALLGIFATFTSHICAQIHWTQEKLYHTANTLSSDDLINVLAQTDIDRMWKNDLKPMLVVRYPGSPGSQAVQQRIKSTLSSLNAGWEVTEDRFQSWTPYGQMPFNNIIATLHPGSKRRIVLACHYDSKYFPPQWHGREFLGATDSAVPCSMLLEMARALDNELKTLKEAGSDLTLQLIFFDGEEALYQWTSTDSLYGSRHLAAKMENTAHPVGATDTNQLDGIDLFVLLDLIGGPMPHFGNQFSNTARWLSKLQNIERRLHTLGQLEDHPNEVQYFWPGMPVGPVQDDHMPFLSKEERQ, encoded by the exons ATGATGAGGAGCCACATGAGACCCGGTTCAGCCATGCGGTTCGTCGCGCTGCTTGGCATCTTTGCAACATTTACGAGCCACATCTGTGCTCAAATACATTGGACACAAGAAAAG cTGTACCACACAGCAAACACTCTAAGTTCTGATGATCTGATAAATGTTCTGGCTCAAACAGACATTGACCGCATGTGGAAGAATGACCTGAAGCCCATGTTGGTGGTGCGCTATCCTGGTTCTCCTGGAAGCCAAGCAGTGCAACAG CGAATAAAATCTACTCTGAGCTCACTGAATGCAGGCTGGGAGGTGACTGAGGATCGCTTCCAGAGCTGGACTCCTTATGGCCAGATGCCTTTCAATAACATAATTGCTACTCTTCACCCTGGTTCTAAGCGACGCATAGTGCTGGCTTGTCACTACGACTCAAAATATTTCCCTCCTCAGTGGCATGGACGTGAGTTTCTGGGCGCCACTGATTCAGCTGTGCCCTGCTCCATGCTGTTAGAGATGGCCAGGGCATTGGATAACGAGCTAAAAACGCTTAAG GAAGCAGGTTCAGACTTGACTCTACAGCTGATTTTCTTTGATGGAGAGGAGGCTCTGTATCAGTGGACCTCTACTGACTCTCTGTATGGTTCTCGACATCTGGCAGCCAAAATGGAGAACACGGCACACCCAGTGGGAGCCACAGATACCAACCAGCTGGATGGCATT GATCTCTTTGTTCTGTTGGACTTGATCGGTGGTCCCATGCCTCACTTCGGTAATCAGTTCTCCAACACTGCCAGGTGGCTTTCCAAGCTCCAGAATATCG AGCGCCGCCTGCACACTCTGGGCCAGCTGGAGGACCATCCTAATGAAGTGCAGTACTTCTGGCCTGGCATGCCTGTGGGTCCTGTGCAGGATGACCACATGCCCTTCCTTAGCAAAG aagaaagacaATGA
- the mocs3 gene encoding adenylyltransferase and sulfurtransferase MOCS3 isoform X1: protein MNNMDDDILNLKKQLLEKDAEITALKNKLEQIQQDNSLLMGFQDQVSQLDHLQCSALTNDDIMRYSRQLLLPELGVKGQMSLLNTSVLVVGCGGLGCPLALYLAAAGIGRLGLLDYDEVELSNLHRQVLHTEQTQGLPKALSAAQALHRLNSTTQCVPYHLQLSPENALQLIQQYDIVADCSDNVPTRYLVNDACVLSGKPLVSASALRMEGQLTVYNYNHGPCYRCLYPVPPPPDTVTNCSDGGVLGVVVGVMGCLQALEVLKIASGQKSSFGQQLMMFDAQDGRFRCIKLRAKQANCAVCGDMPSVTELQDYESFCGSAATDKCRRLNLLSVEQRVSVQEYKSIVDCGTPHLLLDVRPKVEVDICHLLISINIPLASLEDQRTDHINFLKEKICELKSRMSTESQVPVYVVCKLGNDSQKAVLLLEKMSGTELEHITVKDITGGLMAWANKIDPSFPKY from the exons atgaataacATGGATGATGACATTTTAAATCTGAAGAAACAGCTCCTGGAAAAAGATGCGGAAATCACTGCGTTGAAAAACAAGCTGGAGCAAATTCAGCAG GATAACTCTTTACTAATGGGGTTTCAAGACCAGGTATCGCAGTTGGATCATCTACAATGTTCTGCTTTAACCAACGATGATATTATGCGCTACAGCAGGCAGCTGCTCCTGCCAGAGCTCGGTGTCAAAG GTCAGATGAGCCTtttaaacacatctgtattgGTGGTGGGTTGTGGAGGTCTGGGTTGTCCTTTAGCTCTCTACCTCGCTGCAGCTGGAATAG GGCGTTTGGGACTGTTGGATTATGATGAGGTGGAGCTGAGTAATCTGCACAGACAGGTTCTGCACACAGAGCAGACTCAGGGTCTGCCCAAAGCCTTGTCTGCAGCACAGGCCCTACACAG GTTAAATTCTACAACACAGTGTGTGCCATATCATCTCCAGCTGTCCCCTGAGAATGCCTTGCAACTCATCCAACA GTATGACATTGTAGCTGATTGTTCAGATAATGTTCCAACACGGTATCTTGTCAATGATGCCTGTGTTCTCAGTGGCAAGCCCTTAGTGTCTGCAAGTGCTTTGCGAATGGAAGGCCAG CTCACTGTGTATAATTACAACCATGGGCCCTGCTACAGGTGTTTATATCCTGTTCCCCCACCACCGGACACTGTCACAAACTGCTCTGATGGAGGAGTGTTAGGAGTGG TGGTTGGAGTCATGGGCTGTCTTCAAGCTTTAGAGGTTTTGAAAATTGCCTCTGGACAAAAAT CTTCTTTTGGGCAGCAGCTGATGATGTTCGATGCTCAGGATGGCCGCTTTCGTTGCATAAAGCTGAGAGCGAAGCAGGCAAACTGTGCTGTTTGTGGAGATATGCCCAGTGTGACAGAGCTGCAGGACTATGAGAGCTTCTGTGGGTCTGCTGCAACAGATAAG TGTCGTAGATTGAATCTACTCTCTGTAGAACAGCGAGTCTCTGTGCAG GAGTATAAATCTATTGTGGACTGCGGGACTCCTCATCTCCTTCTTGATGTTCGGCCCAAAGTGGAAGTAGATATTTGCCACCTGCTCATTTCCATCA ATATTCCACTGGCCAGTTTAGAGGATCAGAGAACAGACCACATTAATTTTCTAAAGGAAAAGATCTGTGAATTAAAATCGCGAATGAGCACTGAATCACAAGTCCCAG tgtatgtagtgtgtaaacTGGGGAATGACTCTCAGAAGGCTGTACTGCTGCTGGAGAAGATGTCTGGAACTGAACTTGAGCACATCACTGTGAAAGATATCACCGGAGGCCTGATGGCCTGGGCTAATAAGATTGATCCATCTTTTCCaaaatattaa
- the mocs3 gene encoding adenylyltransferase and sulfurtransferase MOCS3 isoform X2: MNNMDDDILNLKKQLLEKDAEITALKNKLEQIQQDNSLLMGFQDQVSQLDHLQCSALTNDDIMRYSRQLLLPELGVKGRLGLLDYDEVELSNLHRQVLHTEQTQGLPKALSAAQALHRLNSTTQCVPYHLQLSPENALQLIQQYDIVADCSDNVPTRYLVNDACVLSGKPLVSASALRMEGQLTVYNYNHGPCYRCLYPVPPPPDTVTNCSDGGVLGVVVGVMGCLQALEVLKIASGQKSSFGQQLMMFDAQDGRFRCIKLRAKQANCAVCGDMPSVTELQDYESFCGSAATDKCRRLNLLSVEQRVSVQEYKSIVDCGTPHLLLDVRPKVEVDICHLLISINIPLASLEDQRTDHINFLKEKICELKSRMSTESQVPVYVVCKLGNDSQKAVLLLEKMSGTELEHITVKDITGGLMAWANKIDPSFPKY, from the exons atgaataacATGGATGATGACATTTTAAATCTGAAGAAACAGCTCCTGGAAAAAGATGCGGAAATCACTGCGTTGAAAAACAAGCTGGAGCAAATTCAGCAG GATAACTCTTTACTAATGGGGTTTCAAGACCAGGTATCGCAGTTGGATCATCTACAATGTTCTGCTTTAACCAACGATGATATTATGCGCTACAGCAGGCAGCTGCTCCTGCCAGAGCTCGGTGTCAAAG GGCGTTTGGGACTGTTGGATTATGATGAGGTGGAGCTGAGTAATCTGCACAGACAGGTTCTGCACACAGAGCAGACTCAGGGTCTGCCCAAAGCCTTGTCTGCAGCACAGGCCCTACACAG GTTAAATTCTACAACACAGTGTGTGCCATATCATCTCCAGCTGTCCCCTGAGAATGCCTTGCAACTCATCCAACA GTATGACATTGTAGCTGATTGTTCAGATAATGTTCCAACACGGTATCTTGTCAATGATGCCTGTGTTCTCAGTGGCAAGCCCTTAGTGTCTGCAAGTGCTTTGCGAATGGAAGGCCAG CTCACTGTGTATAATTACAACCATGGGCCCTGCTACAGGTGTTTATATCCTGTTCCCCCACCACCGGACACTGTCACAAACTGCTCTGATGGAGGAGTGTTAGGAGTGG TGGTTGGAGTCATGGGCTGTCTTCAAGCTTTAGAGGTTTTGAAAATTGCCTCTGGACAAAAAT CTTCTTTTGGGCAGCAGCTGATGATGTTCGATGCTCAGGATGGCCGCTTTCGTTGCATAAAGCTGAGAGCGAAGCAGGCAAACTGTGCTGTTTGTGGAGATATGCCCAGTGTGACAGAGCTGCAGGACTATGAGAGCTTCTGTGGGTCTGCTGCAACAGATAAG TGTCGTAGATTGAATCTACTCTCTGTAGAACAGCGAGTCTCTGTGCAG GAGTATAAATCTATTGTGGACTGCGGGACTCCTCATCTCCTTCTTGATGTTCGGCCCAAAGTGGAAGTAGATATTTGCCACCTGCTCATTTCCATCA ATATTCCACTGGCCAGTTTAGAGGATCAGAGAACAGACCACATTAATTTTCTAAAGGAAAAGATCTGTGAATTAAAATCGCGAATGAGCACTGAATCACAAGTCCCAG tgtatgtagtgtgtaaacTGGGGAATGACTCTCAGAAGGCTGTACTGCTGCTGGAGAAGATGTCTGGAACTGAACTTGAGCACATCACTGTGAAAGATATCACCGGAGGCCTGATGGCCTGGGCTAATAAGATTGATCCATCTTTTCCaaaatattaa